The genomic segment AAAGAGATTCATATTCTCCGAGTGCTGCGCCATGAACGAGATTGGGAAAATATCCTGTTGCAAAGATCAACTTATACATATCCAGAATGAATACCTGGGAGCCGATCAGAGATTTTTCTGAAAGGCTTCCTTTTTAATTTTAATTACTTCCCACTGTCAATTAAATCATAACTCATATCCAGAAAATCTAGCGTCTTAGCTTCACTGACAGATTCATCCAAAAGAATCGTAATCCAGTGTCGCTTATTCATATGATACCCCGGTAAAAATCCATACGTTTGAATTAACATCCCAACCAGATCAGGGTCACATTTTACATCCAGGATATTAATTTTTCCATCTTCTTCTAATCCCAGTGTTTTCTTTTCCACTGCCATAATTATAGCATACCATTTTCCATTTTTATGTCGAAGCACCGCAGAATCAGGATCTTTTTTCCA from the Blautia wexlerae DSM 19850 genome contains:
- a CDS encoding MmcQ/YjbR family DNA-binding protein; translated protein: MKREEIFQYVKEQYGTEPEYLWKKDPDSAVLRHKNGKWYAIIMAVEKKTLGLEEDGKINILDVKCDPDLVGMLIQTYGFLPGYHMNKRHWITILLDESVSEAKTLDFLDMSYDLIDSGK